The genomic interval CTCGCACTGGTTCTGGTCGCCGTCATGGGCCTCGCGGCCTGCGAGCACGGCATTTCCCCGGCGGACCTGGATTCCGCCCCGAAGCCGGCGGCGACGCCTCGAGCCGGTTACATCGACGCCGGTGCCGCCGCGCAGTTGTCGCGGACGATCGGCACGCTGTCCGCCGGCAACCCCATCGCGGGCCACTGGATCGTGGCCTTCCGTGACGACGTGGACGATCCCGGCGCCGAAGCGGCATCGCTGACCGCGGCGCATGGCAGCGCCCCCACCTACGTCTATGGCCAGGCACTGAAGGGCTTCGCCGCCTGGCTACCTCCGGCCGCGGTCGAGGCGCTGCGGCACAATCCTCACGTGGTTGCGGTCGAGGAAGACTACGTGGCCACGCTCGCGGGGACGCAGGCGGGCCCGACCTGGGGCTTGGATCGCGTGGATCAACACGCGCTGCCTCTCGACGCCAGCTACACCTTCGACAACGACGGCAGCGGCGTGCACGCCTATGTCCTCGACACCGGCATCCGTACCACGCACTCGCAGTACGTCGGCCGCGCCAGCTTCGACGTCGACTTCGTCAACGACGGCTCGGGTTCCACCTTCAATGGCGACTGCCATGGGCACGGAACGCACGTGGCCGGGACCATCGGCGGCAGCACCTACGGCATCGCCAAGAACGTGACGCTGCACGCGGTGCGCGTGCTGGATTGCAACGGCTCGGGCTCCTACAGCGGCATCATCGCCGCGCTGGACTGGGTGGCGACCCACCACATCTCTCCCGCGGTGGCCAACATGAGCCTCGGGGGACCGGCCTCGTCGTCCCTCAACACCGCGGTGGCCAACACTGTCGCCGCCGGCGTCGTCCTCGCCGTTGCCGCGGGCAACGACAACTCCGTGGCCTGCAACTACTCGCCGGCTTCCGCCGCAGCGGCTCTCACCGTCGGTGCTTCCACCAACACCGACGCGCGGGCCAGCTTCTCCAACTACGGCACCTGTGTGGATCTCTTCGCTCCGGGAGCGAGCATCCAGTCCTCGACGCACGACAGCGACGTTTCCACCGGCATCTGGAGCGGCACCTCGATGGCGACGCCCCACGTGGCCGGTGTGGCGGCGCTCGTCCGTGCCGCGAACCCCGCCCTGTCGGCGACGGAGGCCCAGAACCTGGTGCTCACGAGCGCGACGGCGGGCGTTCTGACCGGCATCGGCACCGGCTCGCCCAACCTGCTCTTGTACTCGCGACTGTCGGCCTCACCGCCACCGCCGACGCAGCCTGCAGCTCCGACCGGTCTCGGGGCGACCGCTGCGGGAGCGAACGGCATCGACCTCGCCTGGACCGATGCCTCGAACAACGAGACCGGCTTCGAGATCGAGCGCCGCATTCTCGGCGGCAGCTTCACCCGCATCGCCACCCCCGGCGCCGGGGCCACCAGCTACCAGGACACCGGGCTGTCCGCCGGGACGAGCTACGAGTATCGCGTCCGTGCCGTGAACGGCAGCAGCGCCTCGGGCTACTCGAACGTCGCCGGCGCGACGACGGCGAGCGCAGCCCTGGTGCACGTCGCCGATCTCGTGGCGACGCGCAAGTCCATCAAGGGCGGCGTGCAGGGGACCGCAGTGGTGACACTCCAGAATGCGGGCGGCCAGGCGGTGAGCGGCGCCACCGTGACCGGTGACTGGAAGGTGAACGGCGTGGTCAAGAAGGCCGGCCGTACCGGCATCACCGGCTCGAACGGCAGCTGCAGCATCTCTTCCGGGACGTTGAAGGGGATCAAGCCCGCGGACGTCTTGGAGTTCTGCGTCACCGGCGTCACCAGCACTGCCTACGTTTACGATCCGAGCGGCAACGCCGCAACCTGCGACGTGGGCCAGTAACCGCTGGCGACCTGACCCAGCAAGAGCCCTCCGTGCTGCCGCACGGGGGGCTCTGCTTTGTGCCGGGCAGAGTTCGAGCGGCAGCGCTGGAGGCGGTGAATCTTCTACAATGCTCCGCAGCCCGGCCCGCTTCGACATCGGGCAAGGCGGTCGACCGGCAGCGATCGGGGCAGCATGGAGACAGTGCGACTGGGAACGACGGGGCTCCGCGTCACCCCCATCTGCCTCGGGGCGATGAGCTATGGCTCGAGTGCCTGGCGGCCGTGGGTCCTCGACGAGGACGCGAGCCGGCCCTTCCTGCGCCGCGCCCTGGAGCTCGGCATCAACTTCTTCGATACCGCCGACATGTACTCCCGCGGTCGGAGCGAGGAGGTGCTCGGCCGCGCGCTGCGCGACTTCGCCCGTCGCGAGGAGGTGGTGGTGGCGACGAAGGTCTTCTTCCCCATGGGCGACGGGCCCAACGACCGCGGTCTCTCGCGGCGG from Candidatus Krumholzibacteriia bacterium carries:
- a CDS encoding S8 family serine peptidase; the encoded protein is LALVLVAVMGLAACEHGISPADLDSAPKPAATPRAGYIDAGAAAQLSRTIGTLSAGNPIAGHWIVAFRDDVDDPGAEAASLTAAHGSAPTYVYGQALKGFAAWLPPAAVEALRHNPHVVAVEEDYVATLAGTQAGPTWGLDRVDQHALPLDASYTFDNDGSGVHAYVLDTGIRTTHSQYVGRASFDVDFVNDGSGSTFNGDCHGHGTHVAGTIGGSTYGIAKNVTLHAVRVLDCNGSGSYSGIIAALDWVATHHISPAVANMSLGGPASSSLNTAVANTVAAGVVLAVAAGNDNSVACNYSPASAAAALTVGASTNTDARASFSNYGTCVDLFAPGASIQSSTHDSDVSTGIWSGTSMATPHVAGVAALVRAANPALSATEAQNLVLTSATAGVLTGIGTGSPNLLLYSRLSASPPPPTQPAAPTGLGATAAGANGIDLAWTDASNNETGFEIERRILGGSFTRIATPGAGATSYQDTGLSAGTSYEYRVRAVNGSSASGYSNVAGATTASAALVHVADLVATRKSIKGGVQGTAVVTLQNAGGQAVSGATVTGDWKVNGVVKKAGRTGITGSNGSCSISSGTLKGIKPADVLEFCVTGVTSTAYVYDPSGNAATCDVGQ